The genomic segment TTCACGCCCAGAGCATGGCGCCCATCTCCAGAGGATGGGTTAGGGCGTCATGGTGCGGGTACATACGCACTCTGAGGGTCTGCAGGCCTGGGTAGGGCGGCTGTACCCGGGTTTTAAACAGAGTCTGGCCATCTTTTTCGCCACCCGGCTCCAGAATAAACCGATCTGGCCCGGGTTCAGCGTGAGTACCGGCACATTCCGGTGTGACCAAGCATTCCACCCGAACGTCCCCGGGCGCCAGGCCATTCAGGCTAACGCCGATGCTCAGTTCCACGGATTCATCCCAGGCACACCGGTCCTCCACGCAGCCCCGGACGTGAATCGACACACCATCCCAGGCGGCCCTGACTCGTGCTTTCCATTCGGCCAGCTCGGTGGCCAGGTTAAAGCCATCGGCAGTCAGGCGTTTACCTTGCGCTGTGGCGGGCTGGTAATAGTTGCGAACGTAGTCCATCACCATGCGCTGGGCGTTGAATCTCGGCGTGATGGTCTTCATGGAGGCTTTTGAGCGGGTTACCCAGCCTTTCGAATAGCCTTGTGACGCACGGTTGTAGTAGAGCGGGATGATGTCCTGCTCCAGCAGATCGAGCAGGTCCCTGGCTTCTTCCCGATTACGAAACTCCTGGTCCAGCCCGGTATCCCTTGGGGTAATCGCCCAGCCATTGGTTTTGTCATAACCCTCGCCCCACCAGCCGTCCAGAACACTGAGGTTGAGGGCACCATTCAGCGCGGCTTTTTCTCCGGAGGTGCCGCTGGCCTCTTTCGGATACTCGGGCGTGTTCAACCAGACATCCACGCCGCTGAGCAGCCGTCGGGCCATGGCCTGGTCATAGTTTTCCAGCAGGATGATGTGGCCCATCAGGGAGGGCTGCATGGATAGCCCATGGATGACCTTGATCAGTTGCTGGCCGGGTTGGTCCTGGGGATGGGCCTTGCCCGCGAACACCAGTACCACGGGGTGATCTGGATTGGTCAGCAGTCGTTCCAGCCTGGCCAGGTCGGAGAAGATCAGGGTGGCCCGTTTGTACGTGGCGAAGCGCCTGGCAAAGCCGATAACCAGGGCGTCTTTTTCAGGCGAGGCCAGCTGCCGGGCCATGCGCTCGGTCACCGAATGCCCGGTGCCGTTTCGTTTGTGCTGGCGCTTGAGCCGGCGCACGGTGTATTCGGCCATCTGTTGTTTAAGCGCCTTGTGAACGCTCCAGTAGTGATAGTCCGGAATCTTGTCGATGAAGTGCCAGAAGTCCGGGTTCAGCAATTCGCTCTTCCAGGTTGGGGCGTGCATGTCGAACAGGCTCGCCCACTCCGGAGCCAGGAAGGTTGGTACATGCACGCCATTGGTGATGTACTGGATTGGGTTGTCCCTGGCTGGCACCTGGGGCCAGATATCCCCCTCCATCTCCGAGGCCACCCCGCCGTGAATGCGACTGACACCATTGTGAAAGCGGGAGCCACGCAGCCCCAGACTGGTCATGTTGAAGCTGTCGTCGCCATTTTTTGAGCCCAGCGCAAACACTTCTGCAAAGTCCAGCCCTGACTCCTCTAGATAGGCCCCAAGATGATGGGCAACCAGATCCCGCGGGAAAATGTCGTGGCCAGCGGGTACGGGTGTATGGGTGGTGAACAGGGTTGACCCTGCAACGGCTTCCAACGCCGCACTGAATGGCAGACCTTCCGCCATGGCCATACGGCACCGTTCAAGAATCTGGAACGCGGCGTGGCCTTCGTTGATGTGCCAGGCTGTCGGTTTGATTCCGAGTTCAGATAGCACCCGCACACCACCGATCCCGAGCAGCATCTCCTGACTTACGCGTGTGCTGAAGTCGCCACCGTAAAGCTGCAGCGTCAGCGCCTGGTCGTCTGCGTTGTTTTCCGGCGTGTTGGAATCCAACAGGTACAGGCGAATATGCCCGACCCGCGCCATCCAGACTTTGGCGTGGACATCGCGGCCAGGGAAGGGCACGGACACCGTCAGCTGTTTTCCGTTTCCTTCCACCGGGGTAATGGGCAATTCATCGCTGGAATGGCTCTGATAGCGCGCGATTTGTTGACCCTGGGCATCAATGGTCTGGATGAAGTAACCTTGCTGATACAGCAACCCGACGGCCACGAACGGCAGCCCCAGATCACTGGCAGCCTTGCAGTGATCGCCGGCCAGAATGCCGAGCCCGCCGGAATAGATGGGAAAGCTTTCATGGAAGCCAAACTCTGCGCAGAAATAGGCCACCAGGCTGGTCTCTGGGTCGAGTGACTCCAGAACACCGGCCCCGGGCTCGGATTCAAGGTAGGCATCGTAACTGGACAGCACCCGGCGGTATTCCGCCATGAAGGCTCGATCTTCTGATGCCTCATTCAGCCGGGTCTGAGACACCCGGCGGAGGAACAGTTTCGGGTTGTGCTCAACCTTTTGCCACAATCGAAGATCGATACGGGCGAAGAGGCTACGTACCCCATGGTCCCAGCTATAGAACAGATCGTTAGCCAGAACCTCAAGCCCTTCAATAGCCTCCGGAATATGGGGGCGGGCTTCCAGCCGGAACTCCGTTGCCTTGTGCATGATCATGACCTCCTTGCGGCCACTGGCACTGTCTCAGTCGTCGTGTATCCGGCCATTGCCGGTCAACAGGTTCTGATAGAGCGTTGCGTAATCCCTGGCGCGCTGTTTCCAGGAATAATCTGCGCTCATTCCGTTTTCCTGCAGTCGCCGCCATGTCTTCCGGGTGCCAATAGCCTGCAGGGCGCGCTCGATCGCCTGGAATAGCGCATCGGGAGTGGGCTCCCGGAACACGAAACCATTGGCTTGATCGGCAGTGACTTCTGTCGGGTCGAATACGGTGTCGTTCAGGCCGCCTACGCCGTGGACGACCGGCACGGTGCCATAGCGAAGGCTATACATCTGGTTCAGCCCACAGGGCTCGAAGCGTGATGGCATGAGAAACAGGTCTGCACCGGCGGTAATGCGGTGAGCCAGGCCCTCGTTGTAGCCCAAGGTCAATGACAGCTGCCCGGGCCATGCCCTTGCCAGTTCCTGCAGCCGCACCTGGTAGTGGCTTTGGCCCGACCCCAGGATGGCAAACTGGCAGCCGCGTTCCAGCAAGGGCACCATAACGGCTAACAGCCAATCGAGCCCTTTTTGTTCCACCAAACGACCTACAAAACCAAACAGTGGAGCACTGCTGGCCTCAAGCTTGAGCTCCTGGGCCAAGCGCGCCTTGCACTGTTCTTTGTTTTTCAGGTGGCCGGGGCCGTAATGAAAGTCCAACCATTGGTCCTGTTCCGGGTCCCAGGCGCGGGTGTCAATGCCATTAAGAATGCCGTGCAGGTGCCGGGAACGATGGCGCAGTAGGCCATCGAGTCCGTAGCCAAACCACGGTGTCTGAATTTCCTCGGCATAGCCGGGACTGACCGTGGTGATGACGTCACTGAACACCAGGCCGCCTTTGATGAACGATAGCTGGCCGTGGAATTCAAGCAGCTCCAGGCGCCAGAGAAAATCCGGCAGGCCCAGGGCCCGATAGGTTTCATGACTGAACAGCCCCTGATAAGCCAAGTTATGAATAGTGAACACGCTCTTGGGCGGGTGTTGGGCGTTCTCCAGAAACACTGGGATCAACCCTGCTTGCCAATCGTTGCAATGCACTATATCGGGTTGCCAGGACAGCCCGAGCTGTCCCAATGCCATCATGGCACCTATTCGGCCAAACAGATGAAAACGGTGGGCGTTATCCCACCAGTCTTCTCCATCATCGTTCTGGTAGGGGCTGTCTCCGGGGCGATCAAACAGCGCGGGGCAGTCCACCAACCACAGGCTGACCGCTGTTCCTGGCAAACGTGTTTGCCACAAGGCAACATCGTACTGACCACAGCGAAAACGGGCTTTTCGGCGCGAACCGGCCTCCCGGGCCGCTTTCAGCGCTACCGGATAACCCGGCAACAGTATCTGGCAGTCATATCCGAGCTTGCACAAAGCCTCCGGAAGGCTTGCGGAAACATCCGCCAAACCACCGGTTTTCACCAGGGGATAGACTTCGCTGGTAGCGAACAGGATTCGGGTCATGGTTCGGCCCTCAGAATGACCAGACCCAGCGGAGGCAGGGTGATCTCCAGTGAGCACGGGCGTGCCATCCACGGCTGGTCATCAGCATGCAAGGGCAGGGGATTGCCAAGATTGCTGCCGCCATAATACGTAGAGTCGGAATTAAAGATTTCCTGCCAGCATCCGCCGTTGGGAACTCCAATGCGGTAATGGTGCCGCGGGATTGGGGTGAAGTTGACGATCACAACCAGAACCTGCCCCTGCTGGCCACCCCGGCGTAAATAACTGATCACCGATTGCGGCGAGTCGTGGCAGTCAATCCACTCGAACCCCGAGCTGGTGAAGTTGCGGCCATGCAGAGCCGGCTCCCGGCGATACAAACCGTTCAGATCCTGAACCAGCGTTTGTATGCCCCGATGCCCTTCGTGTTCAAGCAGGTGCCAGTCCAGTTCCCGCTTCTCGCTCCACTCACGGCGCTGTCCAAACTCCCCGCCCATGAACAGTAATTTGGCGCCGGGGTAGGTGTACATGTAGCTGAACAACAACCGGAGTGAGGCCCGCTGCTGCCATTCATCGCCCGGCATTTTCTGGATCAGGCTGGATTTGCCGTGGACCACTTCATCATGGGACAGGGGTAGCAGGAAGTTCTCGGAGAACGCATAGAGCAGGCCGAACGTGAGTTTTTCGTGGTGATACTGTCGGTACACCGGATCTTGCTGGAAGTAACGCAGGGTGTCGTGCATCCAGCCCATGTTCCACTTCAGGTTGAAACCCAGCCCGCCAATTTCCGGCGGCCGCGTTACTCTGGGCCAGGAGGTGGATTCCTCCGCCATCATCAGGGTACCGGGGAAGCGGCTTTGGCACACCCGGTTGAGATCCTTCAAAAATTCGATGGCTTCGAGATTCTCGTGGCCGCCATAGTCGTTGGGCAGCCACTCACCTTCCTCGCGGGAATAGTTCAGGTACAGCATGGAGGCGACGGCATCCACCCGCAACCCGTCCAGGTGAAAGGCGTCTAGCCAGAACAACGCGCTCCCAATCAGGAAATTACGGACTTCGTGGCGGCCGTAATTGTAGATCAGAGTACCCCAATCCTGGTGCCGGCCACGGCGTGGGTCTTCATGTTCGTAAAGTGCGGTGCCATCGAAGCGGGCGAGGGCGTAATCATCGTCGGGAAAATGCCCGGGCACCCAGTCCAGTATCACGCCTATGTTGTTCTGGTGACACTGGTCTATCAGGTAACGCAGATCGTCCGGGCTCCCGTACCGGCAGGTCGGGGCGTAATAACCGGTGGTCTGGTATCCCCAGGATTCGTCCAGTGGGTGCTCGGTAATCGGCAATAATTCGATGTGGGTGAAACCGGTCTCCAGAACATAGGGGATAAGTTGCTCTGCCAGCTCCCGATAGGTCAGCCAGCGGCCAGAGCCATGATGGCGCCAGGAGCCAGGGTGTACCTCGTAGATACAGATGGGGCGATGCTGCCAGTCGAACCGACTCCGATTATCCTGCCAGTCACCATCGCACCATGGATAGCGACCACGTTCGGTGACCACCGCCGCGTTGGAAGGCCGAAGCTCGAACGCCTGGCCGTAGGGATCGGTTTTGATCACCTCGCCCCGAGCAGTTCTGATGGCGAACTTGTACAGGGCTCCGGGTCGTATTCCCGGCACAAACAGTGACCAGACACCATAGCCGTCGTTTGGCTGCATCACATGTTGGTTGGCATCCCAGTTATTGAAATCGCCGACCACACTGACTGAGCGTGCATTAGGGGCCCAGACTGCAAAGCGCACACCTTCTTTGCCGCGAACAGTGATGGGGTGGGCTCCCAGCACGTTGTAGATGTGCCAATGGCGGCCTTCGGCAAACAGGTGGAGATCAAACTCGCTCAGGGCAGGGCTTTCCATAGACCTCGGGTTCCCGATCAGAATGGCAGTGTGCTTCAGCACCATTGAACGCCGTCGCGCCTGTATAAAAAATGACCCAAGACAATCTTACGTCATAATCTCGTGCTAGTGTTCTAATATTAGTATCGGTGTCAAATTGATGTCGTTTCCCCCTGCATCTTTAGCAACGGGGGCGGAAGACCTCACAGGTTTTCAGGGAAGGTGTCATGCATACAGCGAAGCGTTTTGTCAGCCGCCTCACGCGGCAAACCCTCGCCCTCGTGCTTGCCGGTGGGCGAGGTTCCCGGCTCCATGATCTCACCAAGTGGCGCGCCAAGCCGGCGGTGCCCTTCGGTGGAAAATTCCGGATTATTGATTTCCCGCTGTCTAACTGCATTAACTCCGGGATATCCCAGGTGGGTGTGATTACCCAGTACAAATCCCACTCCCTGATTCGCCATATCCAGCGGGGGTGGGGCTTCATGCGTGGCGAACTCGACGAATTTGTTGAATTGCTGCCAGCTCAACAGCGCATAGAAACCTCCTGGTACGAAGGAACTGCAGATGCCGTGCTGCAGAACCTCGATATCATTCGCAGCCATGAGCCAGAGTATGTGCTGATCCTTGCTGGCGACCACGTTTACAAAATGGACTACGGCACGATGCTGGCCGCCCACGTAGAGAAAGAGGCGGACATTACCGTCGGCTGTATCGAGGTGCCGATAGAGGACGCCTCGGCCTTCGGCGTTATGTCAGTGGACGATGAGTTCCGGATTACCGAGTTCGAGGAGAAGCCAGCGGCGCCGAAAGCCCTGCCCGGACAACCCGGAAAGGCACTTGCCTCGATGGGCATCTACGTGTTCAGCACCAAGATTCTCTTCGACGAATTACTCAGGGATCATCAACTTAACAGTGATTCTTCACATGATTTTGGTAAAGACATCATTCCCTCGGTCATCCGGCGACTCCGGGTATGTGCCTTCCCGTTCCGGGACCCGGTCAACAAAAAACCGGCCTATTGGCGTGACGTAGGCACCATCGATTCACTCTGGCAAGCAAACCTTGAACTGATTGACGTCAGCCCTGAACTGAATCTGTACGATGCCCACTGGCCGATCTGGACCTATCAGGAGCAGCTCCCGCCTGCCAAGTTCATATTCGACGATGAGGACCGCCGGGGAACCGCCGTAGATTCCATGGTCGCCGGCGGCTGCATTGTATCGGGGGCCCGAATTCGCCACTCGTTGCTGTTTTCGCAGGTACGGGTACATTCGTTCACTACCATTGATGATTCGGTGATCTTTCCGGATGTGGATGTCGGCCGCAACTGCCATATTCGTAAAGCAGTCATTGACCGGGGATGCAGAATCCCGGACGGCACCCGCATCGGATTTGACAAGAAAGCAGACGAAAACCGTTTCCATGTCTCGCCCAAAGGCGTTGTTCTGATCACCCCCGAAATGCTCGGGCAGGATTACCCCCATGGACTCTGACCAACGCACACCGGTTGTCCTTTGCTGGCACATGCACCAGCCCGTCTATCAGGACCAGCACACAGGCGAATTCCTGTTTCCCTGGGTTTATCTGCATTGCATTAAGGATTATGTCGATATGGCCGCGCACCTGGAGGCTCACCCGGAGGCCAGGGCCGTGGTCAATTTTGCTCCGGTTCTGCTGGAACAGATTGAAGAATATCTGCTGCAGATTGAGCGCTGGAGACACAAAGGCACGCCTGTTGGCGACCCGGTGTTGGCAGCCATGGTGTCTGATTCGTTGCCTGAACCGGGCTCTCCTGGCTTTCTGGAACTGATGGAAAAATGCCTGAGAGCCAACGAAAACCGCATCATTAAGCGGTTCGCGCCCTATCAGCGGCTTTCGGAGCTCGCCCGCTTCTACCGCACCCGACCGGATCTCCAGCGTTACATCTCACCGCAATTTCTGGCCGACCTGCTGGTTTGGTACCACCTTGGCTGGATGGGAGAAACGGTGCGCCGTAAACACCCCGTGATTCAGGCGTTGCAGGAAAAAAGCCATCATTTCAGCATGGAAGACCGAACCGCGTTATTAGACGTCATCGCAGACCTGATGGCTGGCCTCGGCCCCAGGTATCGCCATCTGTCCCAAACCGGACAGGCAGAGCTCGCCATGAGCCCCTGGGCACACCCTATCGTACCGCTGTTACTGGATTTCGGTTCCGCCAGGGAGGCAATGCCCGATATCGGCATGCCGGAACACGCCCTCTATCCTGGCGGCAAGGAACGGGCGGACTGGCACATTCATATGGGGCAGCAGGTATTTCAGCGGTTCTTTGGTGAGTTGGCCACAGGCTGCTGGGCGTCTGAAGGCGGCTTGAGCCAGAATACGCTGGCATTGCTCGGGGAACACGGCTTTAAGTGGACGGCGAGCGGCGATTCCGTGGGCCACAATAGCTTACGCCTGGCCACGGAGCAGGGAACCCTCAAGAAAGAGCCACCGATTCACCGCCCCTTCCGGTTTTCGGAACTGCCAATCACCGTGTTTTTCCGGGATGACGGCCTATCTGACCTAATCGGCTTCAACTACGCAGACTGGCATGCGGAAGATGCCGTTGGTGACCTTGTGCACCACATGGAGAATATTGCCAGCAACAGCGAGCCAGGGCAGCGCCCGGTCATTTCCGTGATTCTGGACGGTGAGAATGCGTGGGAGTACTACCCGGAGAACGGCTACTACTTTCTGGATGCGTTGTATCGGGTACTGAAAAACCACAAGACCCTGCGGCTGACCACCTACCAGACATTGCTGAGCGAGCCCGTTTGCGACCCGGTGAAGTTGCCACACCTTGTCGCCGGAAGCTGGATTTACGGCACCTTCTCAACCTGGATTGGCGACCCGGACAAAAACCGCGCTTGGGATCTACTTTGCGAGGCCAAGCAGCACTTTGATCGTGTTATGGACAACGGCAGCCTGACTGTCGAACAGAAAGAAAAAGCGAGTAACCAACTTGGCGTTTGCGAGGGGTCGGACTGGTTCTGGTGGTTTGGTGACTACAACCCGGCACCGGAGGTGCGTGATTTTGAGCACCTTTATCGCCGGCATCTGACCAACCTTTACGACGACATTGGCTACCCGCCGCCTGCTCGCCTGTTCCAGCCACTCAGTCAGGGCGGGGGAGAGCCTGCCCGCGGTGGCGCCATGCGACCAGGACATGAGGCTGGGGGGCAGGAATGAGTGCTGAACTGACTCCCGCTCCGGTTTTCTGCCGCCGCCGGACGGGTGTGCTGCTTCACCCAACCGCCTTACCCGGTAACGCCGGCAAGCTCGGCCAGCACGCCCGACACTTCGTGGACTATCTGGCAGAAGCCGGCGTGACGGTTTGGCAAACCCTGCCAACAGGCCCCACCCATGCAGATTTATCGCCTTACCAATCGTTGTCCGCCCACGCCGGTAACCCTGAGTTTATCGACCTGTCGGAGCTTGTTTACCTGGGCTTACTCAGTACGGATGAACTTGCC from the Marinobacter sp. LQ44 genome contains:
- a CDS encoding glycoside hydrolase family 57 protein — its product is MDSDQRTPVVLCWHMHQPVYQDQHTGEFLFPWVYLHCIKDYVDMAAHLEAHPEARAVVNFAPVLLEQIEEYLLQIERWRHKGTPVGDPVLAAMVSDSLPEPGSPGFLELMEKCLRANENRIIKRFAPYQRLSELARFYRTRPDLQRYISPQFLADLLVWYHLGWMGETVRRKHPVIQALQEKSHHFSMEDRTALLDVIADLMAGLGPRYRHLSQTGQAELAMSPWAHPIVPLLLDFGSAREAMPDIGMPEHALYPGGKERADWHIHMGQQVFQRFFGELATGCWASEGGLSQNTLALLGEHGFKWTASGDSVGHNSLRLATEQGTLKKEPPIHRPFRFSELPITVFFRDDGLSDLIGFNYADWHAEDAVGDLVHHMENIASNSEPGQRPVISVILDGENAWEYYPENGYYFLDALYRVLKNHKTLRLTTYQTLLSEPVCDPVKLPHLVAGSWIYGTFSTWIGDPDKNRAWDLLCEAKQHFDRVMDNGSLTVEQKEKASNQLGVCEGSDWFWWFGDYNPAPEVRDFEHLYRRHLTNLYDDIGYPPPARLFQPLSQGGGEPARGGAMRPGHEAGGQE
- the glgC gene encoding glucose-1-phosphate adenylyltransferase, with product MHTAKRFVSRLTRQTLALVLAGGRGSRLHDLTKWRAKPAVPFGGKFRIIDFPLSNCINSGISQVGVITQYKSHSLIRHIQRGWGFMRGELDEFVELLPAQQRIETSWYEGTADAVLQNLDIIRSHEPEYVLILAGDHVYKMDYGTMLAAHVEKEADITVGCIEVPIEDASAFGVMSVDDEFRITEFEEKPAAPKALPGQPGKALASMGIYVFSTKILFDELLRDHQLNSDSSHDFGKDIIPSVIRRLRVCAFPFRDPVNKKPAYWRDVGTIDSLWQANLELIDVSPELNLYDAHWPIWTYQEQLPPAKFIFDDEDRRGTAVDSMVAGGCIVSGARIRHSLLFSQVRVHSFTTIDDSVIFPDVDVGRNCHIRKAVIDRGCRIPDGTRIGFDKKADENRFHVSPKGVVLITPEMLGQDYPHGL
- the glgA gene encoding glycogen synthase GlgA → MTRILFATSEVYPLVKTGGLADVSASLPEALCKLGYDCQILLPGYPVALKAAREAGSRRKARFRCGQYDVALWQTRLPGTAVSLWLVDCPALFDRPGDSPYQNDDGEDWWDNAHRFHLFGRIGAMMALGQLGLSWQPDIVHCNDWQAGLIPVFLENAQHPPKSVFTIHNLAYQGLFSHETYRALGLPDFLWRLELLEFHGQLSFIKGGLVFSDVITTVSPGYAEEIQTPWFGYGLDGLLRHRSRHLHGILNGIDTRAWDPEQDQWLDFHYGPGHLKNKEQCKARLAQELKLEASSAPLFGFVGRLVEQKGLDWLLAVMVPLLERGCQFAILGSGQSHYQVRLQELARAWPGQLSLTLGYNEGLAHRITAGADLFLMPSRFEPCGLNQMYSLRYGTVPVVHGVGGLNDTVFDPTEVTADQANGFVFREPTPDALFQAIERALQAIGTRKTWRRLQENGMSADYSWKQRARDYATLYQNLLTGNGRIHDD
- the glgP gene encoding alpha-glucan family phosphorylase — encoded protein: MHKATEFRLEARPHIPEAIEGLEVLANDLFYSWDHGVRSLFARIDLRLWQKVEHNPKLFLRRVSQTRLNEASEDRAFMAEYRRVLSSYDAYLESEPGAGVLESLDPETSLVAYFCAEFGFHESFPIYSGGLGILAGDHCKAASDLGLPFVAVGLLYQQGYFIQTIDAQGQQIARYQSHSSDELPITPVEGNGKQLTVSVPFPGRDVHAKVWMARVGHIRLYLLDSNTPENNADDQALTLQLYGGDFSTRVSQEMLLGIGGVRVLSELGIKPTAWHINEGHAAFQILERCRMAMAEGLPFSAALEAVAGSTLFTTHTPVPAGHDIFPRDLVAHHLGAYLEESGLDFAEVFALGSKNGDDSFNMTSLGLRGSRFHNGVSRIHGGVASEMEGDIWPQVPARDNPIQYITNGVHVPTFLAPEWASLFDMHAPTWKSELLNPDFWHFIDKIPDYHYWSVHKALKQQMAEYTVRRLKRQHKRNGTGHSVTERMARQLASPEKDALVIGFARRFATYKRATLIFSDLARLERLLTNPDHPVVLVFAGKAHPQDQPGQQLIKVIHGLSMQPSLMGHIILLENYDQAMARRLLSGVDVWLNTPEYPKEASGTSGEKAALNGALNLSVLDGWWGEGYDKTNGWAITPRDTGLDQEFRNREEARDLLDLLEQDIIPLYYNRASQGYSKGWVTRSKASMKTITPRFNAQRMVMDYVRNYYQPATAQGKRLTADGFNLATELAEWKARVRAAWDGVSIHVRGCVEDRCAWDESVELSIGVSLNGLAPGDVRVECLVTPECAGTHAEPGPDRFILEPGGEKDGQTLFKTRVQPPYPGLQTLRVRMYPHHDALTHPLEMGAMLWA
- the glgB gene encoding 1,4-alpha-glucan branching protein GlgB, with amino-acid sequence MESPALSEFDLHLFAEGRHWHIYNVLGAHPITVRGKEGVRFAVWAPNARSVSVVGDFNNWDANQHVMQPNDGYGVWSLFVPGIRPGALYKFAIRTARGEVIKTDPYGQAFELRPSNAAVVTERGRYPWCDGDWQDNRSRFDWQHRPICIYEVHPGSWRHHGSGRWLTYRELAEQLIPYVLETGFTHIELLPITEHPLDESWGYQTTGYYAPTCRYGSPDDLRYLIDQCHQNNIGVILDWVPGHFPDDDYALARFDGTALYEHEDPRRGRHQDWGTLIYNYGRHEVRNFLIGSALFWLDAFHLDGLRVDAVASMLYLNYSREEGEWLPNDYGGHENLEAIEFLKDLNRVCQSRFPGTLMMAEESTSWPRVTRPPEIGGLGFNLKWNMGWMHDTLRYFQQDPVYRQYHHEKLTFGLLYAFSENFLLPLSHDEVVHGKSSLIQKMPGDEWQQRASLRLLFSYMYTYPGAKLLFMGGEFGQRREWSEKRELDWHLLEHEGHRGIQTLVQDLNGLYRREPALHGRNFTSSGFEWIDCHDSPQSVISYLRRGGQQGQVLVVIVNFTPIPRHHYRIGVPNGGCWQEIFNSDSTYYGGSNLGNPLPLHADDQPWMARPCSLEITLPPLGLVILRAEP